Proteins from a genomic interval of Lolium perenne isolate Kyuss_39 chromosome 1, Kyuss_2.0, whole genome shotgun sequence:
- the LOC127341120 gene encoding protein GOS9-like: MAVVVSVGPWGAPGGEPRDIPIGSMPQSLVSITIWSIKALGGPICGFSYVYVDQNGGPIHVGPWGNADPEHTITNIQMGPGEYLYELSGTADDSALLSLKLVTNQHTYEVGAPLEQTTFSMPLKNGKVVAFFGRSDNDHLTALGIYVPVMKGSPVNVGPWGDSGGVPVDITTPVQLKSVTVYSTDSSDGRIYGFSFTYVDLTGQSIHVGPWGTIKGEKHTVRTTLIHS; encoded by the exons ATGGCG GTCGTGGTGAGTGTTGGTCCATGGGGTGCACCGGGGGGAGAGCCTCGCGACATCCCCATCGGCAGCATGCCCCAGTCCCTGGTGAGCATCACCATCTGGAGCATCAAGGCCTTGGGGGGGCCCATCTGTGGCTTCTCCTATGTGTACGTCGACCAGAACGGGGGGCCCATCCACGTCGGCCCCTGGGGCAATGCCGACCCGGAACACACCATCACGAACATACAGATGGGTCCCGGCGAGTACCTTTACGAGCTGAGCGGCACCGCCGATGACTCCGCCCTATTATCGCTCAAACTGGTCACCAACCAGCACACGTACGAGGTCGGCGCTCCGTTGGAGCAGACGACCTTCAGCATGCCGCTCAAGAATGGCAAGGTGGTCGCCTTCTTTGGCCGCTCCGACAACGATCACCTCACGGCGCTCGGTATCTACGTGCCGGTGATGAAAGGCTCGCCGGTCAATGTCGGTCCGTGGGGCGACTCCGGTGGCGTACCTGTGGACATCACCACGCCGGTGCAGCTTAAGAGCGTCACCGTCTACAGCACCGATTCCAGCGATGGGCGCATCTATGGCTTCTCCTTCACCTATGTCGACCTGACTGGCCAGTCCATCCATGTCGGCCCCTGGGGCACGATCAAGGGAGAGAAGCATACCGTACGTACCACGTTAATTCATTCTTAA